The stretch of DNA CTGAAAGGAGGGCGGTATCTTTATTGTTCTCCATGGTCACTGTTGGTGTAAGCCAAGTCTGATGTGACCAGTTAAAGGCCAGGTATATTATTGGAGAGGAGGCGAACACCATGATTAACTGCAGAGGATGGGTTAGTGCTAGGCCTTGGGTGCAAGAGAAAGTGATAAGTACTGGAAATAAGTTTTTCTTTCAAACTTTGATTAAGAACAGTCCCGAAGATTATCTGTCCTCTAAACCTGGTATTATTATATCGGTAAGCTGTGTTCTTTTCTCACAAATTAGAAAAGGAATATGTAAACTTTTGTCATTGCCCCATTCCTGTGTGTATTTCTGAACATCTTTAATGAATTTCAGAATGTGGGTTTATAAATGATGAGATTTTTGTGGAGTTGGTAAATGCTCTTGGTCAGTACAATGACGAcgacgatgatgatgatggagaTGATCCtgatgaaagagaagaaaagcagaaagatctaGAAGACCACCGAGATGGTACGTGTGGTTGTTAGTGCTTTTTGGTGGGCTTAGCCTTCTTACAACATTATAGGATGAATATTGAAAGTGAttcctttctctccttatctttgtgTAAGTCACATTTACAGTAGTATCAACCAAATTAGAACATTATTTGCAACATTTTATCCtgcccttgaacatttttgtgtttttcttggtGTTAGCAGAGGAACCAAGTTTTTTGTGGGGCATCTGAACAGTCAGCTTAAACATCACTGTAATATGACGTGCTATATGTGTGcataaaatagaaataagtaaataacctTTATATGCATTTGCCGTAAGCATGTAAATTGTGCTCTTCACTTAATATACATGGATTTAATCCTCATAAAAACTGCATAAGGTAGTTATTGTTATAACATCCATTTTGTATTCAAGGAAATAGATACAGAGAGCTTAAGTTTTTATATGAAGTTGTGCTATTGGGAGAGAGCTGGCCTCCCGAGCGCAGATGAGAACCTGTCTGTCAGTCTAGCTCGGTCTGTGTGTAACTCTGGTTACGTGTTTACTGCCCGAGTCACTTACTGTCTGCAGTCTGTAGTTGGTGTTATCTGCTTGGCATTGCCTTCGTTAAAAGATGATAGAGTAATTCGGggaaaaatttgaattttaaagatgtgtaggtttctttgtgtgtgtgtaataaaataataacctTAGTGGTGACTAGTTCAGCTTTTAATTTTAGATGCAAATTTTAGATGGTTGAGTTAATGAGGCCCAGACACGAGAAATAGTAGCAGATTTGGGATTAAAACTTAGGTTTTTGCTGCCAGAACTCTTAAACTTTTTTTATATCTGAATCTTTTGTTTAATCTATCAACAtctcataaaaacataaaatatgctACAAGTGAAATAAAAAGTTGATTTCATAGACAGTCAGCTTTGTAGAAATTCAGTTATGTGGGGACAGTTAAAGATTGAaaacttgtttcttttctctttttcctctttcgtATTTCCCCATTTAGATAAAGAAAGCCATCCACCTCGGAAATTTCCATCTGATAAAATTTTTGAAGCCATCTCCTCAATGTTTCCAGATAAGGGCACTGCAGAAGAACTGAAGGAAAAGTAAGACTTGCTCCTCCGAGACGGTCTCAGCTGAGTGCTGTCGGACTCCCCTTGTTGTTTTTTTGCAAATGGAACAGATATAGCCACTTTTTGTGTAGGATGTTGGCAAGATATTTGAAGCAGTATTTTCCCTGTGGCATTTTATGCTATAAAGCTTATTATACATGGAATAAGGACATTTATATTAATGTGCATACTCTACATAACTATGATTTAGTAGTATAGTTAGTTAGAGGAAAATGTCTCTGTATATTCGTAGAATGTTTAATACATTTGTTGCTTTATTAAAACTAATGCCCCTTTTCATGATATACCTGAATCGCTGCAGTGAATCTTAGCTTGATATACTGTATACTGTTTAATTGTCTGTAGAAGTTGATTTAGGTCAGAtatacttgtttttgttttaggcaAGATAAGCATTATTTTcagaaagcaattttttttctttcatatttgcttatatttttcttggttaatgtcaGATACAAGGAACTCACTGAGCAGCAGCTTCCAGGCGCGCTTCCTCCTGAATGTACTCCCAACATAGATGGGCCACATGCCAAATCTGTTCAGAGGGAGCAGAGCTTGCATTCATTTCACACACTCTTCTGTAGGCGATGTTTTAAATATGACTGCTTCCTACATCGTAAGTGCAATTATTGTACGTTTGCATTTTCCATCTTTGTGGAATTATCTCTTAAAGCACCTTAAAGTGATGTCATTTAATGCAGTTAGAGTTTTTCTTGCGTCTTAATAGTTAAGATTAAAAGATACGTGGAGATGTCAGGATTGTTATCTTTACATTGTTGCTTAAGGACTGTTTTGTGCACATTTAGTTTGGACTGTTGTTTTCCACTGGCTTGGAACACAGGTGTGCACAGCGTAAACGCTAAACAGTTGCTGTGTGAACTTGCTGATGGCCCAGGGCAGCATCACTGATACTGACAGAATCTGTGCGATGATGAATTGAGCAGGGATGGAAGTCGTGTCTCAGTGCCACTGCCTGGGTTTGCTTTGTCCTTTCTCCAAGTGCtgcttccatctagctccctgctgacacaatGGGAAGACGGGGAAGAcgcctgccagccacatgggagatgcccAGTGGAGTTCTGAtcgctcagcctggctcagccttggctcagtgagccagtggatggaagatctctgtctttccctctctccatcattctgcctttcaaataactatagCTATAACTATAACTGTATGTCtgttaatgtttgtttatttaaagaaatcAGCTAAAGCAGTATGATATTCTTGTTTACttagtgggttttgttttttgttactttttaatttttagccCTCTGGGTAAATTGCTCTGTACTCACAGTAACTTCAGGGATGACTCGGTAGTCTTCGGTTTGTTGCTTGAGGTATTAGAGAGTTACCAGTGTTTTATCTGAGCTGTGTTATTTCACACAGCTCTTGAAATGGTTGCCTCAAATTACGTTTTAGTTTACATaccatttaattaaaaatgtcttttgtGCTAAGAATATTGTAAATTGCATTTGAATGTCATTGTAAGGATTGGAGGCATATTTGTGTTTGAGTTATTGATAGGGTCTTTCCAGTTTGTTTATAGCTGTTGTATTTCATGTATCTTTTTGTTGTATGTATGACCCTGCAAAGTAGGATAACCACTTTTACGTCTTATTGCGAGAGTTATTTTACTGTGTTCTTCAGATATGAGTAATTTTGATGAACCTTGAACATGTTAATGATTTCATTCACGTTGGAGAGAAGGGAAATATTTGACTTTAATAGAGACAACTTTCATGGTGTCATAGGTTGCCCGCTTGTGGCTCTAAGTCCATCTTTCTTTTGGACTAGAATGAGTTTCTTCCTAATAGAACCTCAGTGAATTCTGTAGATGCTTCGTTGCTTTATGTGAACTTGACATCTACATAgtatatgtgtttttcttttgcaaaataagtagttaaaatattaaaagaaatgtcAAATGTAACACTTTGTGCTTCAggttgcccccccccccacccattGGAGATATGTAGTACCTTCTCTTAAAGGTGtagtgaggattaaatgaattaGTAAGTGTGAAATACTTGAAATAACCGGCTTTTATTAGCTATTGTTGTCTTTTAAATAGGTCATCTTTGTTGTTTACATTTCAGCAGAGAACTGCAATGCGTACAGTGAGGTCTCCTttgcccagctgcctgctgaggctccagctcaCTTCTGGCGGTCACTCTGACTTTTCTTATGTGTCCTTTCACAGTTCACCGGGAGTTGTTAATGTGTCATCTTATTCAAATGGTGCCATAATGTTccaatttttctctttcctgactTTAGATTATGAATGGTTAGGCCTGTCTGTATGATAGTATTGTACCATGGGAGGCTTTCTGAATTACCAAGTTGACCCCTTAACATGATTACTTTGGATTATTGTTTTACTGTAATAGTGAATAACATTACATGTACCTGTACCCATTTTCCACAAGTTCAAGTTTAAATGATAAACTCAGTTAGTTATATGGATATATGTTGTACACCAGCATTCAACAAACCTACAAGAAAACAAAGGTTGAGGCGGGCActgaatgaaaataagaaaagattCAGAAATATCAGGACTAGGAGTCTCTTTGTCCTTCAGTGCTCAAAAACCATGAACAACTCCCAGAGCCTGTTTTTATTGTATGTGAAAGAATCAAACATTGTTTGAATCTGAGGGTCTGTGATTATTTGTGGATTAGCAAGTACATTGAGTGATTAGTTGTTTGATTTGCTGTCCTCTTAGGTGCTGGGCAGTCTGGGTCTACGGTTAAGTGAACCACGGCTTATTGactccatggtctccttggcaactGGGCCTAGCCATAGGCATTCCATACATCCACCCTGCCCTCTGGCAGCAGGGTCCTGGCCACATGAGGCATGCTACCTCCTTAAATAGCCACAAGAAGAAAGGAACACCGTTTTTGGTCAACAAAGTGGAATCACCTATCACACAGACTATGGTCTGGTCTAAAATCATGCCTTACTGACACCTGAGTTAGGCCAAAGCTAAAGCTAGAAATCCCAGTAGGAATATGCCTATTTAAAAAACTACCAGCAAAATAAGTCTTTGTTTCCTCAGAGTCCTGCCAGTAAAATGTGTTAGCAAAGTAATTTTTATGTCTAATTGATTTTGTAaagggaaggtttttttttctttttaatatttatttttatttgaaaggcaaatttttactgaaagagagacagaggtcttccatccattggtgcactcctcacatggctgttAAACGTTACTTTAACGTTTTCATATTATTTGAGAATTTCATGTTTCAAAGACTGTTATCTTTCTGAAACCTATTTGATCTGACCCTTGTGTTTCCTTAGAAAGATGCCAGCTCTCATTAGGTTCTGAATTGAGTTTGATTTTCAAACATTACTTTTCAACAGTATGGGTTAGTGCTATTtaccttttttcaaagatttactgatttattagaaaatcagaatcagagagaaatcctctatctACTGGAAACTTTGTCCAAATGCAGTAGTGGGAAGGCTgagccagaccaggctgggagccaggagcttggtccAGGTGTCCCGTGGGTGGGaggggccgtcctctgctgacCAGCAGCGGGGCAGCAGGACATGAGCTGTCACCCGTGTGGGTGCTGTGTAAGAACAGTGCCAGCCCCGTTCTTTTTCAAATGTGTTTTAGTTATGAATCTCTTATTCTACCTTCCAACTGACAATTGattgttgattttttcttttgagatcAAGAAATTGTAGGTGTCAGAATCCTTTTGATAAAAAACTAGTGGTGTTTTAAGAAAATATCAGCTGTTTATATGGGGAACGTTAAAGACCGATTGGAAAGATAGGCTTAGTAATTCTGTGCATCGGTTCTGTTCGCaaggagaaaataagaaattggtAATAATTCTAGAACTTGCTATGTTTTCTTAGAGGAAGCTGAGCAAAAAGTACATTTGACAGCTCAACTTCAAGGAAAGTCATAACAAGTAATGTCAGAAATGTTTTAGGAAGGTTACAGTCTAATATAATTGAGTTTTCCCAGAGTacttaaaaatctgaaaagttAAATGTTTCGCAGTTGCATTAGATGTTTAATTTGCTTTGCAGCTTTTCATGCAACACCCAACACTTACAAACGAAAGAACACAGAAACAGCCCTGGACAATAAGCCTTGTGGACCACAGTGTTACCAGCATTTGGTAAGCTTTAGTGCTGCCCAGTTCCCGAGGGTGTTGGAGAGGCCTTGACCTTGGACTGTGGTGGAGGTGGTGAAGTCAGTGCCAGCGTGGTCTGTCGCTTTGACTGGCCATGGATTAGGTAGAATGTTCTTACCCATGTCATTTCTTTTATAGTCCATATACTACACTTTTAGTCCTTcattaatgttttattatttttttgtttatctgtTACCTCTTCAGTGACATTTCAAGGTCTTTAGGATCAAGGACTTTGACtgagtttgtgaatgtggagccCAGGTAGCCCACCTAgaagccaggcaggcaggaagtgtgTGCTGTGGCTCCTGCGGCCATGCGCCCTCTCTGAGTGTCAGTAGCACTGTAGTTCAGCGAAATTATAGATCCCAGGTTTGgttgttgtttcttttgttttttgtttttggttttgtttttccttttcctttttctttttttaagtgatgGAGACAAGGTAAGGGGTTAGGAAAATATGAGGTAGGAAAGTTGTTTTTTACGGGTACTATCTTATTTTTACCATTTCCCCTCTTTGAACCAAGCCACTCCTACCTAGGAACTAAATGGGTATATATTGCCTGTTGGATTTTGGACAGAAGATTCATTGAATGGCACCTGCAGAAGGTATCATATTTTTAAGCAATTTGGTTTGTGTAGAATGAAGTGTAAAAGTGTTGGCTGCTCTCAAACTTCTCCCTGCTATTTTCACTAAAAAAACCAAATTCTTGAGCACTGTTTTGTAATATTCTGTAGAAGGCAGAATTTCATTTAGCTCAGCTAGTACTTGCTGTATTCTCTGTAAGCCAGGCTCTTACTGCTGTTTGAACTTTCTGAGACTGGAGAGTTGTACCTCAGTGCAAACTGTAACCCTCGGAGAGTCCTTTTCCTCAAGTTCCTTTCATGTCTTCCTGTGATTGCTTATCCCtcacaggaaacaaacaaaaaaaaccagggtGTTTTAATAGTGAGACCAGGAGATGAGGAGCTGAagcatgtgtgtatgttttgtCTTTAAATATTACTGTAGAGGGTTACTGCTTTATCTTCACTCCGAAGGTAGGAGGTCTGAGTTAATGAACAGCATTCTTTCTGTAAAAGATGCtcctttgtatatgtgtgtgtaagcaAAAATATAGAAATAGCTATCTTTACACATAAGGAATTCATGTTGTAGCTCAGTTGTAATCAGTTTACATTTAAGACTATTGCGTGACAGTATGGTGAACGAATGTTTACCTTTCTAAAATCTTAAAgctaaatgcaaattaaaacagtatatttcaatatatatgtatttgtgatgAGTGGATCTTGTGGTAGATATCTCGACTAACTTGTTCTCatgtaatctttatttttttgcttttccgCCAAAATCATTGTAGAACTTTACACTAATGCCCGCCTTTTTCATTTTGTAGGAGGGAGCAAAGGAGTTTGCTGCTGCCCTCACAGCTGAGCGGATAAAGACCCCTCCAAAACGCCCAGGGGGTCGCAGACGGGGACGACTTCCTAATAACAGTAGCAGGCCCAGCACGCCCACCATCAATGTGCTGGAGTCCAAGGACACGGACAGTGACAGGGAAGCGGGGACCGAGACTGGGGGCGAGAACAAtgacaaagaggaagaagagaagaaagatgaaACGTCCAGCTCCTCTGGTGAGGCACACCTGAGATCTGGATTCTACCACTGGACAGTGTCGTGCTTGGGTAGTTTTCATTAACTCGTGCCCAGTTGCTACTGTCTTCTGCCCTCACCCCTACCCTGGTGAGGGATTGATAGCACGGCTTATTTTCACTCTTGGTGCcgtgtgttttctgtttttcttgagaCATCATGAAATTCAGGTCATGTGACTTAATGATCTTGATATTCTATGGTTTCTTTTGGTTAAAGAAAACTGGTGTGGATGAGATTGTCTTTTACTGATTGGATTTTAGTTCTCTATTCCTGATTAGAATACAGTTACAGCAAGTGTCTCCTGCCTTAAGGTAGGACAGTGATCTCTGCTGTGTCCCCAAGACTTGGCACCACAGGAGTGCCATCCTGCCCTCCTGCGTGGTGCTAGAGACCCACCTTCTCTGGccaccttctgccttccaggtgtaccgccagggagctagatgggaagaagtGTTCAGTGGAAATGACGTTGGCACTCTGTGCAAGCAGCCCCTCAAACCTCTGGCCCACctgaaggcagaatgacaggatgGTAGAAATAGTGCCGATACTATTTCTTGCTTCAGTTcgtttgaaaatattatttcctttctgctttgtCCTTGAATACATCCTGATTTTACTTCTTCAAACTATTTCTACATCACCATTTTTGACCGTTGTTTGCATTTTGTTACAGAAGCAAATTCTCGATGTCAGACACCAATAAAGATGAAGCCAAATATTGAAcctcctgagaatgtggagtggagTGGTGCTGAGGCCTCAATGTTTAGAGTCCTCATTGGCACTTACTATGATAATTTCTGTGCCATTGCTAGGTTGATTGGGACCAAAACATGTAGACAGGTAAGCATATCTGATAAATTTTGTTATAGGAGCTTGAAATGTAGATATAAATATGTAGTGATTGTCCAAATACAAGGATATTCTTGATGGTTGTTAAACACCTGTTCTTGTCCTGAAAAGAgttgaattttgtgttttttaaccTGAGAAAGAGTTGAGTGGAGATTATCCATCAGCGGGGTGGCAGTGGGTtttgtatatgtgctgccgaagcaagtaCACTCGTAGCAGTTTactgttctttattttaaaggtttgttttattttatttttgtttttttgaaaggcagatttagagagcaagaaggagagacagatcttccaactgctggttcactccccaaatgaccgctaTGGCCAGAACCAAACCGATTCTGAGCTGGGAGCCATAGCTTGcgccaggtctcccgtgtgggtgcagggaggacCTGGTCTTAGAGCTGctatctgctgctctcccaggccctgagcagagagctggagcagaattggagcagctgggactcaagctcatgcctgtgtgggatgtcagtgttgtagACAGTGGCTGAACTCGCTACACCACTGTGTTggcccattccttttttttttgtttgttttaaagatttatttatttatcggaAAGGCTTAGTAGCAGAAGGAGAAACATTCACAgtgctcttcctttctctggttcacaccccaagtgctgGCAccactgaggctgagccaggctggagccaggagctggaactccatctggatcctcTGAGGGTGTCAGAGACCCACGTTTCTGGGCCATCATCTGGTCCCTTCCCAGGGGTCTTAGCCGGGACTCAGACGAGATGCTCTGGTAGGGGCTGTGGCCATCCCAGGGGGCAGTCTGATTTGCTGCACGACCATTGACCCCAGCACCACTACTTTTGACCACAGTATGCCTGCAGCTACTCTCTCCTTCTTAAAGGCAGAACTGGTGATTTCTGCTGTTCtaggagacagaaatctttttaGTAAAGATGGATGTAAGAAGAATTTGCTTTAGAAAATATTGTCATGTTTGTGTGAATCTCTTCTGTCAGGTGTATGAGTTTCGAGTCAAGGAGTCGAGTGTGATTGCTCCGGTTCCCGCCGAGGACGTGGATACCCCTccgaggaagaagaagaggaaacacCGGTAGGTCTGCTGACAGCGGGGCCAGAGCAGAGGCCGCAGGCCGGGTGCCTGCTGAGGGGGGGCCACTCACTTCCTGCTGCTCCGTTAGACAGAAACTTAAAAACTGCTCTCAAAAACATTCCCTGCAATCTTGTTTCCAGTGGTAgttgctgttatttttctgtAAGAGTACAGCAGTCTTCTGAAAATGTGGAATGTTATGTGTTATATAAGTTATGATTACTGTGCTGTATATTGGTTAGCAAAATCATACTATGATTTAGTGGCTTTTGCCGTAAAGACCATCTCATTTCAGCATTTTGTTAGGAAGCATTGTGAAATGTGCTGCTGGGAGGTAGTTTTTAGGCatgtctcttttttaaagattcattttgtttgaagagaaaaagaatgcgCTTCCAAGTGGTTAACAGCAGAGaacgggccaggccaaagccagaagctgggaactcaatgtgggtctcccttgcgggtggcAGAGACCATACTGCTTGAACCAGCACATGCTGCCTTGGTGGTAGGAAGCTGTGATCAGCCGGGCACACCACTGTGGGAGAAACTGTCTTAACCACTGGCCTGCATGTCTGcctctttgtgttttattttttttaaagagaagcatAGTTGAGTGAGTAAAGGAATACCCAGATGTGTTAAAAAATTGTGGACAGGCTCTTGGTACATTTCTTTAAAGATAGAGTCAGTCTCATTCAGAACTTACAGTGTAAAGTTTTCTCTGTAAAGTTTGGTCTTAGTAGAATCTAACAAACTTTTGGTTGAATTATTTGTGTTCCTTTAGCCCAGATGGATTAGTAACATGGCTTGAAGTTAGACAGTGTAATTCTCCTCAGAATAAATGAGATACAAGATGTGTCTGCTTGTAAGTTCTGAGCATAGTGGAGCCGGTGGGCCAGCCTCCCAGCACACACCAGGCAGCCGGGCCATCAGGCTGTTGTGGAGTCGCTCTACATTGATGACCAGTGGAAGCTGGGGATCACCTGACGCTGCCAGCTGCTTGGCCTCAGGGCCCTGCTGTGTTGAGGGCACAGGTCGAGCCAGTGGGGCTGTGCTCTCTGATTTTTAGCTGTGACCATACTTCCTAGCCTTATGacaagtttgtattttttttttctttgtgtgttgtttctttttctttctttcttttgcaggTTGTGGGCAGCACACTGCAGAAAGATACAGCTGAAAAAGGGTTAGCATCTTTCCATTCAACTTCATTTGTAGCTTTAAAATGTCTTTGTGCATTTGATTTAGAATAGTGACTGGATTAGAGTTTGGGTTATTCTGATATAACTGATTTATGTATGCTGAACCTGTATCAGTGGAAGGTGTCTCTTTTATGAATGGCCAGTAAATGCTGTTTTGCAGAGACACCGAGTGGATGAAGAGAGTCTCTTGAttggaaaaaggaaaagcagtttGGAAAAGATGCACTTTGAGACTTAGTGGCAAAGATGATGAGTCTTTAGGGGTGGGGggatttttgtcttcattttgttaaCAGGACTTTGTGTAACATCCACAGGTGGTAGGAAGAGTGTACTCTTGTGAAATGTGTGTGATCCTTTTGCCTCTCCCTGGATTAATGGGCCTGCATGCTGTTATCTTTACTCAGATGGCTCCTCTAACCATGTTTACAACTATCAACCATGTGACCATCCACGGCAGCCTTGTGACAGCTCGTGCCCTTGTGTGATAGCACAAAATTTTTGTGAAAAGTTTTGTCAGTGTAGTTCAGAGTGTAAGTATTTGTGGCTTTGGCGCAATTGCATGAGAACTAAGGCGATCTTTGGCCAGCATTTAAATCAAACTGCAGAGCCGGGGAATGCTCCCCTGTTGCCTTAGGAGAGGGCATGTTGAGTGTCGTAACCGGCCCTCTCCTGGTACCCAGTCATTCTGCTGGGTagcatgagtgtgtgtgagtgtgcatgtgtgtttgtgggtgtgtgtgcacaggacAGACAAAATTGCATGAAAGGAACTGAATGTTTTGTCTCTGATCACTGATGTCAAGCCATCCTACACTTGGCACAGGATGTAAGGGGCATGAATCTGTTAGCTACAGGGTAATTgtgaggcagcagagatggtcaGAGTTAGGATTTAGTCTTTAGAATAAAAGAATATGCATAGGGTAATAATGTTTATATTTGTTCAATGAAGCTGCACACAAACCTTGCCTATTAAGGAAATGATTGGAATGGTTATGGACCATGGATGTCTTGTAGTCTAAACCCTTCTTTCATACCTATTTTATAAATCATAGACCCTGAAACAGTAAACcatttaacaaatgaaaaacagaaacacaagaacTCAGTGGTGTTCTTTTTCAGTCCGGACTGCTTTTTCTTTGCTGTTAACTTCAGTTTCTTCAGCTGTGCAATGGGATGGATAATCAGGTGTTGTGAGGGTTCAATGTGAGTTGGGTGCCCAGCCCAGTGCGCTTACCTGCCTTTCTGCACATTTTTGCATGTGAtgatgaggatgatgatgatgaacaTCTCTCTGAAGGTCAAAACCGCTTTCCTGGATGCCGTTGCAAAGCACAGTGCAATACCAAGCAGTGCCCGTGCTATCTGGCTGTCCGAGAGTGTGACCCTGACCTCTGTCTGACCTGTGGAGCTGCTGACCACTGGGACAGTAAAAATGTGTCCTGCAAGAACTGTAGCATTCAGCGGGGTTCCAAAAAGGTAACTAGCGTTCACTCTGGGGTCTTCCTGATGAACTGTTGCACGTCGGCCTGCTCAGCCGCGGAGCGAGGGGCGGAACAGCCAAGTGATTGTTAGTCTCCTTAGTGAAAATAAGTCCTGGGTGATTTCTGTCAAGCTTGAGAACTCATTCTTACCAAATAGGCTTCTGGGGGCTGGCACCTAGGAAGGCTAAGCCAGCtgcagcagtgctggcatcccaagttgggggtcacttccagcccagctccctgctcatggcttgggcAATAGCAAAAGGTGGCTCAGATGTTTAGGCCCGGCGTGTGAGACCCTGAAGGAATGTGTACATCCTGGGCTTGGCCTGGCTCGGCGCTGGCTGTCaacggccgcctggggagtgaagcagtgagtgAAGGCTGcttctcccctcttccctttTCTATCTGTTTCAAACAGataagtaacatttaaaaaaaatagtattttaaatatttgaagccTTTGAATTGCACGTGGGTAATTCTAATCATAGCAAAGTAAATATTGAGCAGATATTGTGCAGTACTGGGAAAATTCAGTCTTTTTAGGATAGAtgatgtttttttccctttggttgtTTTTTTAGTAATAataactgactttttaaaaagatttatttacttacaggCAGTTTTACAGGGagaacagacagaaatatcttgcatttgctggctcatttctgcagatggttgcagtggctggagctgagccaatccgaagccagcagcttcatctgggtctccaatgtggaggaGCCCAAGGGCCCAGGCCACCTTCCtcagttgcttttcccaggccacaagcagggagttgaatgggaagtgaaggagccaggttaaactggagctcatataggatgccgttacctgcaggtggaggattaacctgttaagcCACAGCACTGAAATTTTTTAACCATGTAGTATGTTACAGGCACTGTTCCAAGTGCTTTGTGTATGAACCCATTAATCCGATAACTCTGGATTAGGAATATCCATTAATTCCCTTTGTAGATAAGAAAGCCCaagtggca from Ochotona princeps isolate mOchPri1 chromosome 25, mOchPri1.hap1, whole genome shotgun sequence encodes:
- the EZH2 gene encoding histone-lysine N-methyltransferase EZH2 isoform X12, translated to MGQTGKKCDKGPVCWRKRVKSEYMRLRQLKRFRRADEVKSMFSSNRQKILERTEILNQEWKQRRIQPVHIMTSCSVSSDLDFPTQVIPLKTLNAVASVPIMYSWSPLQQNFMVEDETVLHNIPYMGDEVLDQDGTFIEELIKNYDGKVHGDRECGFINDEIFVELVNALGQYNDDDDDDDGDDPDEREEKQKDLEDHRDDKESHPPRKFPSDKIFEAISSMFPDKGTAEELKEKYKELTEQQLPGALPPECTPNIDGPHAKSVQREQSLHSFHTLFCRRCFKYDCFLHPFHATPNTYKRKNTETALDNKPCGPQCYQHLEGAKEFAAALTAERIKTPPKRPGGRRRGRLPNNSSRPSTPTINVLESKDTDSDREAGTETGGENNDKEEEEKKDETSSSSEANSRCQTPIKMKPNIEPPENVEWSGAEASMFRVLIGTYYDNFCAIARLIGTKTCRQVYEFRVKESSVIAPVPAEDVDTPPRKKKRKHRLWAAHCRKIQLKKGQNRFPGCRCKAQCNTKQCPCYLAVRECDPDLCLTCGAADHWDSKNVSCKNCSIQRGSKKHLLLAPSDVAGWGIFIKDPVQKNEFISEYCGEIISQDEADRRGKVYDKYMCSFLFNLNNDFVVDATRKGNKIRFANHSVNPNCYAKVMMVNGDHRIGIFAKRAIQTGEELFFDYRYSQADALKYVGIEREMEIP